The Corynebacterium camporealensis genome contains a region encoding:
- a CDS encoding ABC transporter ATP-binding protein, which produces MSHPISQNDNTDNSTPLLEMKDVKISFTSSTGVVEAVRGVNLSIYPGQSVAIVGESGSGKSTTAMAILGLLPGTGKVTGGQILYEGQDITDYDNKKFTELRGNQIGLVPQDPMSNLNPVWRIGTQIEESLKANNVVEGSKRHERVVELLEEAGLPDAERRAKQYPHEFSGGMRQRALIGIGLAARPKLLIADEPTSALDVTVQKTILDHLEHLTEELGNAVLFITHDLGLAAERAEHLIVMHRGRIVESGPSREILRDPQHPYTRRLVTAAPSLASSRIRAARAAGVESSEHVASSADTDAAAPSDAVIKVRNLNKEFDIRGQRGEKKKLKAVDDVSFDLRRGTTLALVGESGSGKSTVANMVLNLLEPTSGTIEYEGRDTSKLSKKELFNLRRNMQVVFQNPYGSLDPMYSIYKCIEEPLALHKVGNRKEREERVAKLLDMVAMPRSAMRRYPNELSGGQRQRIAIARALALKPEVLVLDEAVSALDVLVQNQIIQLLAELQRDLHLSYLFITHDLAVVRQTADDIAVMKKGAIVEQGTADQVFDNPQEEYTRNLINSVPGLNIELGTGDNLGLTE; this is translated from the coding sequence ATGAGCCACCCAATTTCCCAGAACGACAACACCGACAACTCGACTCCACTCCTGGAGATGAAGGACGTCAAGATCTCCTTTACCTCCTCCACCGGCGTCGTCGAGGCTGTCCGCGGTGTGAACCTGTCCATTTACCCCGGCCAGTCCGTGGCTATCGTGGGCGAGTCCGGTTCCGGTAAGTCCACCACCGCGATGGCCATCCTCGGCTTGCTGCCGGGCACTGGCAAGGTCACCGGTGGCCAGATCCTCTACGAGGGCCAGGACATCACCGACTACGACAACAAGAAGTTCACCGAGCTGCGCGGCAACCAGATTGGCTTGGTCCCGCAGGACCCGATGTCCAACCTCAACCCAGTCTGGCGCATCGGCACCCAGATTGAGGAGTCCCTGAAGGCCAACAACGTCGTCGAGGGCTCCAAGCGCCACGAGCGCGTCGTGGAGCTCCTCGAAGAAGCAGGGCTTCCCGATGCCGAGCGCCGGGCCAAGCAGTACCCGCACGAGTTCTCCGGCGGTATGCGCCAGCGTGCGCTCATCGGTATCGGCCTGGCAGCCCGTCCGAAGCTACTCATTGCCGACGAGCCCACCTCCGCACTTGATGTGACCGTCCAGAAGACCATCCTGGACCACCTCGAGCACCTCACCGAAGAACTCGGCAACGCCGTGCTCTTTATTACCCACGACCTGGGCCTGGCTGCCGAGCGCGCGGAGCACCTCATCGTGATGCACCGCGGCCGCATCGTGGAGTCCGGCCCGTCGCGCGAGATTCTCCGCGACCCACAGCACCCTTACACCCGCCGTCTGGTGACCGCTGCACCGTCGCTGGCCTCCTCCCGCATTCGTGCCGCCCGCGCTGCTGGCGTGGAGTCTTCCGAGCACGTCGCCTCTTCTGCCGATACTGATGCTGCAGCGCCTAGCGATGCCGTCATCAAAGTCCGCAACCTCAACAAAGAGTTCGACATCCGCGGCCAGCGGGGTGAGAAGAAGAAGCTCAAAGCAGTTGACGATGTCTCCTTCGATCTTCGCCGCGGCACCACCCTCGCCCTGGTCGGTGAGTCCGGTTCCGGTAAATCCACCGTGGCCAACATGGTGCTCAACCTGCTCGAGCCCACCTCCGGCACGATTGAGTACGAAGGCCGCGATACCTCGAAACTGTCGAAGAAGGAACTATTCAACCTGCGCCGCAATATGCAGGTTGTGTTCCAGAACCCCTACGGCTCGCTGGACCCGATGTACTCGATTTACAAGTGCATCGAGGAGCCTCTGGCCCTGCACAAGGTCGGTAACCGCAAGGAGCGCGAGGAGCGCGTGGCGAAGCTGCTCGACATGGTCGCCATGCCGCGTTCTGCCATGCGCCGCTACCCGAATGAGCTTTCTGGTGGTCAGCGCCAGCGCATCGCCATCGCCCGCGCCCTGGCTCTCAAGCCGGAGGTCCTCGTCCTCGACGAGGCCGTCTCCGCACTCGACGTGCTGGTTCAGAACCAGATCATCCAGCTGCTTGCCGAGCTGCAGCGCGATCTGCACCTGTCCTACCTGTTCATCACCCACGACCTCGCGGTAGTCCGCCAGACTGCCGACGACATCGCGGTGATGAAGAAGGGCGCCATCGTCGAGCAGGGCACTGCCGATCAGGTCTTCGACAACCCGCAAGAGGAATACACCCGCAACCTCATCAATTCGGTTCCGGGCCTCAACATTGAGCTCGGCACCGGCGACAACCTCGGCCTCACGGAGTAG
- a CDS encoding NUDIX hydrolase translates to MTTLHPDLAPDWIRPAMGLDVAKTRRRMGVRASESTAPTKREAAVLVLLKGSAADDAEVLLTHRSPTMRSHSGQIAFPGGRRDPEDINVVDTALREAWEETGLQRGTVTPLEQWGQLRVRSSSAPVSPVLAYWHQPGEVYPASLEETDDVFTTPIAELAAPENRLQIAWGNWTGPAFTVNDYLVWGFTGGILSALLEHAGWERNWDNNSVVDLRDALAASKNNEKMG, encoded by the coding sequence ATGACGACGCTGCACCCGGATTTAGCCCCGGACTGGATTCGGCCCGCCATGGGGCTGGATGTGGCGAAGACGCGGCGCCGGATGGGGGTGCGGGCATCGGAAAGCACGGCTCCTACCAAGCGCGAAGCCGCGGTGTTGGTGCTGCTCAAGGGCAGTGCAGCTGACGATGCCGAAGTCTTGCTCACCCACCGCTCACCGACGATGCGCTCGCACTCCGGGCAGATTGCGTTTCCGGGCGGGCGGCGCGACCCAGAAGACATCAACGTCGTCGATACCGCGTTGCGGGAGGCGTGGGAAGAAACCGGACTGCAGCGGGGGACTGTCACCCCGTTGGAGCAGTGGGGACAGTTGCGCGTGCGCTCGTCGAGTGCGCCCGTGAGTCCCGTGTTGGCGTATTGGCACCAGCCCGGGGAAGTGTACCCGGCGAGCCTGGAAGAAACCGACGACGTGTTCACCACTCCTATTGCGGAGTTAGCCGCGCCGGAAAATCGCCTGCAGATCGCGTGGGGGAACTGGACCGGGCCGGCTTTTACGGTGAATGATTATTTGGTGTGGGGGTTTACCGGCGGGATTCTGTCCGCGCTCTTGGAGCATGCTGGCTGGGAGCGCAATTGGGATAACAATTCGGTAGTCGATCTGCGTGATGCGCTCGCTGCGTCGAAAAATAATGAGAAGATGGGCTAG
- a CDS encoding TlpA family protein disulfide reductase, giving the protein MNKYVVGSVVGAAAVVVLAAGGAAVLLGGDEADQAAPAEETTQAAPIASRPDCPTGPVAGVELECLGSQATEPPADIGVTVVNLWAWWCEPCRAELPHLEEVARTHPEWQVVGVHADENPGNGAAFLEDIGVHLPSYQDTDNTFAGTLELPNVIPITLVLQDGEIKGRYIQPFESTEEIVDAVEEALA; this is encoded by the coding sequence ATGAATAAGTACGTAGTCGGTTCCGTGGTGGGTGCGGCCGCCGTCGTGGTGTTGGCAGCCGGCGGTGCCGCGGTCTTGCTGGGCGGCGACGAGGCTGACCAGGCCGCACCTGCCGAGGAAACCACGCAGGCTGCGCCGATTGCGTCCCGTCCGGACTGCCCGACTGGCCCGGTCGCAGGCGTGGAGCTGGAGTGCTTAGGCTCGCAGGCGACTGAGCCGCCGGCGGATATCGGGGTCACCGTGGTCAATCTGTGGGCCTGGTGGTGTGAGCCCTGCCGTGCGGAGTTGCCGCACTTGGAAGAGGTCGCGCGCACCCATCCGGAGTGGCAGGTCGTGGGCGTGCATGCCGATGAAAACCCCGGCAACGGCGCGGCGTTCTTGGAAGACATTGGGGTGCATTTGCCCAGCTACCAGGACACTGATAACACGTTTGCGGGCACGCTGGAGCTTCCCAACGTGATTCCGATTACGCTGGTGCTCCAAGACGGTGAAATCAAAGGCCGCTACATTCAGCCTTTTGAGTCCACTGAAGAAATCGTCGACGCCGTGGAGGAGGCCCTGGCATGA
- a CDS encoding IS982 family transposase, with the protein MENNIDTLATALYTTCDDYLNAHPELLPPRPKIGIQPQITDAEIITLAVMESLQGYTSQRHFIRHARKRFTSTFPYIPQQSGYNKRLRKLTTVMQHVMTHLATSTGLLNDDVWVVDSTPVECGRSRETVKRSDLAGYAEYGYCASHSRFFWGCRLHLISTLHGLPVGYALTGAKADERATLLAILETVPVIVSTGQVIMADKGYNGAWLEDELTTGGVELLRPARKGEKPRPGKQFLKPLRQTIESVFNTMKSQLHLEQHGSRTAGGLVCQVVKRLLALTAAIWHNHATGQPALRSLIAYDH; encoded by the coding sequence GTGGAAAACAACATAGACACTCTCGCAACAGCACTCTATACCACCTGCGATGACTACCTCAACGCCCATCCCGAACTCCTCCCACCACGCCCGAAGATCGGGATCCAACCACAGATCACCGATGCTGAAATCATCACCCTGGCCGTGATGGAATCCCTTCAGGGATACACCTCCCAACGCCACTTCATCCGCCACGCCAGAAAACGCTTCACCAGCACATTTCCCTACATCCCACAGCAATCCGGTTACAACAAACGACTCCGGAAACTCACCACCGTGATGCAGCACGTGATGACCCACCTGGCCACCTCGACTGGCCTGCTCAATGATGATGTCTGGGTCGTGGACTCCACCCCGGTTGAATGCGGCCGGTCCCGGGAAACAGTGAAACGCTCCGACCTGGCCGGCTACGCCGAGTACGGCTATTGCGCCTCGCACTCACGGTTTTTCTGGGGATGCCGACTCCACCTGATTAGTACTTTGCATGGGCTGCCGGTTGGCTACGCACTCACTGGTGCCAAAGCCGATGAACGCGCCACACTGCTGGCGATACTGGAGACTGTTCCGGTGATTGTGTCGACCGGGCAGGTCATCATGGCGGATAAGGGCTATAACGGTGCCTGGCTGGAAGACGAGCTGACAACTGGTGGCGTTGAGTTGCTTCGCCCGGCCCGGAAAGGGGAAAAACCCAGGCCAGGAAAACAATTCTTGAAACCATTGCGGCAGACTATCGAGTCGGTGTTCAACACGATGAAAAGCCAGCTCCATCTTGAACAACACGGCAGCCGCACTGCCGGTGGGTTGGTCTGCCAGGTCGTTAAACGCCTGCTGGCATTAACCGCAGCGATCTGGCATAACCACGCCACCGGCCAACCTGCCCTGCGATCACTGATCGCCTATGACCACTAA
- a CDS encoding MarP family serine protease: MSPLLIDGLIVVAVLVALASGWRQGVISAALSFVGVVTGLILGISIVPFAMRLTDQAGLRFLLAIGVLVLFVGLGQVIGASIGSGLRDQMRARKTQRVDSFFGSLFQAMAALLVIWMISIPLASNLAGNFGQSLRESRILGQLNAIAPAELAALPNGVAALLNDSGLPPLVSPWQTPGGDQEVEAPQINISDPELVEALRPSIIHVLGDAEVCSRRLMGSGFVIDDNYVLTNAHVVAGTETVRLDTSLGIKEATVVYYNPEVDIAVLHAPDVDVEPLRWADTPAVTGDDAMVLGFPESGPFNAEMARIRDRITIAGPDIYSTGRVERDAYTIRGDIRQGNSGGPILNTDGDVLGMIFGASVDDTETGYALTADEIKSQIGDLDALQRPVDTGECVAH; encoded by the coding sequence ATGTCACCTTTGCTCATCGATGGACTGATCGTCGTGGCTGTCCTCGTCGCCTTGGCTTCTGGCTGGCGACAAGGCGTGATCTCCGCGGCGTTGTCCTTCGTCGGCGTGGTCACCGGCCTGATTTTGGGTATTTCCATCGTGCCTTTTGCGATGCGGCTGACCGACCAAGCGGGCCTGCGCTTTTTGCTGGCTATTGGTGTGCTGGTGCTGTTTGTGGGCTTAGGGCAGGTCATCGGCGCGAGTATCGGGTCGGGGTTGCGCGATCAGATGCGCGCGAGGAAGACGCAGCGGGTGGATTCTTTCTTTGGCTCGTTATTCCAGGCCATGGCAGCGCTGCTGGTTATTTGGATGATTTCGATTCCGCTGGCGTCGAATCTGGCCGGTAACTTTGGCCAGTCGCTGCGTGAGTCGCGGATTTTGGGCCAGCTCAACGCGATTGCCCCGGCTGAATTGGCCGCGTTGCCCAATGGCGTGGCGGCACTGCTGAATGATTCCGGATTGCCGCCGTTGGTCTCGCCCTGGCAGACACCGGGTGGGGACCAGGAGGTTGAAGCCCCGCAGATTAACATCTCCGATCCGGAATTAGTTGAGGCGCTGCGGCCGTCCATTATTCACGTGCTTGGCGATGCCGAAGTCTGCTCCCGCCGGCTCATGGGCTCCGGCTTTGTCATCGACGATAATTACGTGCTGACCAACGCGCACGTTGTGGCTGGTACGGAAACTGTGCGCCTGGATACCTCGCTGGGTATTAAGGAAGCCACTGTGGTCTACTACAACCCGGAAGTCGATATCGCTGTGCTGCACGCCCCGGACGTGGACGTGGAACCGCTGCGCTGGGCCGATACTCCGGCTGTTACTGGCGATGACGCCATGGTCTTAGGCTTCCCCGAAAGCGGACCCTTCAACGCCGAGATGGCACGTATCCGCGACCGCATCACGATTGCGGGCCCGGATATTTACTCCACCGGCCGCGTCGAACGCGATGCCTACACCATCCGCGGCGATATCCGTCAGGGCAACTCTGGTGGCCCGATTCTCAACACCGACGGCGACGTTCTCGGCATGATCTTCGGCGCATCCGTGGATGACACTGAAACGGGATACGCACTCACCGCCGACGAGATTAAATCCCAAATCGGAGACCTCGACGCTTTGCAGCGCCCGGTCGATACTGGTGAGTGCGTAGCGCACTAG
- the nth gene encoding endonuclease III, producing the protein MTSTSPSIDEAECAVAINNALAQEYSDARCELDFSNPLELLVATVLSAQCTDARVNQVTPELFRRYPTPADYAAANRADLEEILRPLGFQRAKAGHLLGIGEGLMANFNGEVPTGIDELTSLPGVGRKTALVVRGNAFDLPGLTVDTHFGRLMRRMGLTQAKTPLAVERDIAKQVPEEEWTEFSHRVIFHGRRVCKARKPLCEECVIAKLCPKLAA; encoded by the coding sequence ATGACTTCGACATCGCCCAGCATAGACGAGGCCGAATGCGCCGTTGCCATTAACAACGCATTGGCCCAAGAATACTCAGACGCCCGCTGCGAGCTGGACTTTTCTAACCCGCTCGAGCTGCTCGTGGCCACGGTACTCTCCGCACAGTGCACTGACGCCCGGGTCAACCAGGTCACCCCGGAGCTGTTCCGGCGCTATCCCACACCCGCTGACTACGCCGCCGCCAACCGCGCGGACTTGGAAGAAATTCTGCGCCCGCTGGGATTCCAGCGCGCCAAGGCCGGCCATCTGCTCGGCATCGGGGAGGGGCTGATGGCGAATTTTAACGGTGAAGTACCAACAGGTATAGACGAGTTGACCTCTCTGCCGGGGGTGGGCCGCAAGACGGCATTGGTGGTACGCGGAAATGCCTTCGACCTCCCAGGACTCACCGTCGATACGCACTTTGGACGATTGATGCGCAGGATGGGACTCACGCAGGCGAAGACGCCGTTGGCGGTGGAAAGGGACATCGCAAAGCAAGTGCCCGAAGAAGAATGGACAGAGTTTTCCCACCGGGTGATTTTCCATGGGCGGCGGGTGTGTAAGGCGCGCAAGCCGCTGTGTGAGGAATGCGTAATTGCGAAGTTGTGTCCTAAGCTGGCTGCATGA
- a CDS encoding ABC transporter permease codes for MPNFDNTVLRPGQEHYIAETDETGLGAVDAVKDESAPSSQWGEAWRYLRRRPLFWVAATMIVIAVLVALFPGLFTSVDPRACELSRSLADPEPGHPFGFNRQGCDIYSRVIYGARASVAVGVLATALVVVLGSMIGAIAGFFGGWIDSVLSRITDIFFAIPLVLAAIVVMQMFKEYRTIITVVLVLGLFGWVSIARITRGTVMSIKNEEYVQAARSVGASNGHILFSHILPNAAAPIISYATVALGTFIVAEATLSFLGIGLPPTFVSWGGDISDAQASLRVAPQVLFYPAGALALTVLSFIMMGDVVRDALDPKARKR; via the coding sequence ATGCCTAACTTCGATAACACCGTTCTGCGTCCCGGCCAGGAACACTACATCGCCGAAACCGACGAGACCGGCCTGGGCGCCGTGGACGCCGTCAAGGACGAGTCCGCTCCTTCTTCCCAGTGGGGCGAGGCCTGGCGCTACCTGCGTCGCCGCCCGCTGTTCTGGGTTGCTGCCACCATGATCGTCATCGCCGTGCTCGTGGCACTCTTCCCTGGCCTATTCACCAGCGTCGACCCCCGCGCCTGCGAGCTGTCCCGCTCGCTTGCCGACCCAGAGCCTGGCCACCCCTTCGGCTTTAACCGCCAGGGCTGCGATATCTACTCCCGCGTTATCTACGGCGCACGCGCATCCGTGGCCGTCGGCGTGCTGGCTACCGCACTCGTCGTCGTGCTCGGCTCCATGATTGGCGCTATCGCCGGCTTCTTCGGCGGCTGGATTGACTCGGTGCTCTCCCGTATCACCGACATCTTCTTCGCTATCCCGCTGGTGCTGGCTGCCATCGTCGTTATGCAGATGTTCAAGGAGTACCGCACGATTATCACCGTTGTCTTGGTGCTCGGCCTCTTCGGCTGGGTCTCTATCGCCCGTATTACCCGCGGTACCGTGATGTCGATTAAGAACGAAGAGTACGTCCAGGCCGCCCGCTCTGTCGGCGCATCCAACGGACACATCCTGTTCAGCCACATCCTCCCGAACGCCGCCGCACCGATCATCTCCTATGCCACCGTGGCGTTGGGTACCTTCATCGTTGCAGAGGCCACCTTGTCCTTCCTGGGCATCGGCCTGCCTCCGACGTTCGTGTCCTGGGGCGGCGACATTTCCGACGCCCAGGCCTCCCTGCGCGTGGCCCCACAGGTCCTGTTCTACCCTGCCGGCGCGCTGGCACTGACCGTATTGAGCTTCATCATGATGGGCGACGTCGTCCGCGACGCCCTCGACCCGAAGGCGAGGAAGCGCTAA
- the glxR gene encoding CRP-like cAMP-activated global transcriptional regulator GlxR, translated as MEGVQDILSRAGIFQGVDPVAVQNLIEQMETVRFPRGTTIFEEGEPGDRLYIITSGKIKLARHAPDGRENLLTVMGPSDMFGELSIFDPGPRTSSAVCVTEVHAATMNSEMLQRWVDDHPSIAQQLLRVLARRLRRTNANLADLIFTDVPGRVAKTLLQLANRFGVQEGGALRVNHDLTQEEIAQLVGASRETVNKALATFAHRGWIRLEGKSVLIVDTEHLARRAR; from the coding sequence GTGGAAGGCGTCCAGGATATTCTGTCTCGCGCCGGTATCTTCCAAGGCGTTGATCCCGTAGCTGTACAAAACCTTATCGAGCAGATGGAAACCGTGCGCTTCCCGCGCGGAACCACCATTTTCGAAGAGGGCGAACCAGGCGATCGTCTGTACATCATTACCTCGGGCAAGATTAAGCTGGCTCGCCACGCCCCGGACGGCCGCGAGAACCTGCTGACCGTGATGGGCCCGTCCGACATGTTCGGCGAGCTGTCCATCTTCGATCCGGGCCCGCGTACCTCGTCTGCAGTCTGTGTCACCGAAGTACACGCTGCGACCATGAACTCCGAGATGCTGCAGCGCTGGGTCGACGATCATCCATCGATTGCACAGCAGCTGCTGCGCGTGCTGGCACGTCGTCTGCGCCGCACCAACGCTAACCTCGCAGACCTCATCTTCACCGACGTCCCCGGCCGCGTGGCTAAGACTCTGCTGCAGCTGGCTAACCGCTTCGGTGTCCAGGAAGGTGGCGCCCTGCGCGTCAACCACGACCTGACGCAGGAAGAAATCGCCCAGCTGGTCGGCGCTTCCCGTGAGACCGTCAACAAGGCTCTGGCGACCTTCGCTCACCGCGGCTGGATTCGCCTCGAGGGCAAGTCCGTGCTCATCGTCGATACTGAGCACCTCGCCCGCCGCGCCCGCTAA